A part of Silurus meridionalis isolate SWU-2019-XX chromosome 18, ASM1480568v1, whole genome shotgun sequence genomic DNA contains:
- the galnt14 gene encoding polypeptide N-acetylgalactosaminyltransferase 14 isoform X1, whose product MKMKKLSRKLAVAAAALFWVAALLYVLLLKIPEHHTERQREVVEISNTEWDDLLDEFEEKNYLNSYKWKPGQDPYSLYAFNQRESERIPSNRVLKDTRNHRCVSLYHDTELPSTSIVITLHNEARSTLLRTLRSVLNRTPVHLIHEIILVDDFSGDPNDCLLLTKLPKVKCLRNNRREGLIRSRVRGADAAEAEVLTFLDSHCEVNKDWLPPLLQRIKEDSSCIASPVIDIINMDSFAYIAASSNLQGGFDWSLHFKWEQLSAEKRAKRLNPTEPIKTPVLPGGLFVINKSWFNHLGKYDTAMDIWGGENFEISFRAWMCGGSLEIVPCSRVGHVFRKKHPYSFPDGNANTYIKNTLRTAEVWMDDFKIFYYSARPAARGKSYGDIHGRQELRKSLNCKTFQWYLDKVYPELRVPDNSHSKSGAIQQRQNCLEAQHAEGQDTPVLMLAPCISNRTANQEWMYTHGQQIRQQQVCLSVSTTLPASQILLVPCNISDSKQDSWSVSKNRNEQLATCEKSKTFKITVEKCNTEKLFLLFFFLQFLHICHTQLFYNFR is encoded by the exons atgaagatgaagaagctCTCCAGGAAGCTGGCTGTAGCTGCAGCGGCGCTCTTCTGGGTCGCGGCTCTGCTCTACGTGCTTCTCCTGAAAATCCCTGAACATCACaccgagagacagagagaggtgGTGGAG ATCTCGAATACGGAATGGGATGATCTCCTGGATGAGTTCGAAGAGAAGAACTATCTTAACTCGTACAAGTGGAAGCCTGGCCAAGATCCCTACAGTCTGTATGCCTTTaatcagagagagagcgaaaggaTCCCCAGCAACAGAGTACTTAAAGACACCCGCAATCACAG GTGTGTATCGCTGTACCATGACACTGAACTGCCCTCCACCAGTATCGTGATCACGCTGCATAACGAGGCTCGTTCCACTCTGCTGCGTACACTGAGGAG CGTGCTGAATCGGACACCTGTGCATCTGATACATGAGATCATCCTGGTGGACGACTTCAGTGGGGATC CGAACGACTGCCTTCTTCTCACCAAGTTACCTAAAGTCAAGTGTCTTCGCAATAATCGAAGAGAAG GGTTGATCAGGTCCAGGGTTCGAGGGGCAGATGCTGCTGAAGCAGAGGTTCTCACCTTCCTCGACAGCCACTGTGAGGTCAACAAAGACTGGCTGCCTCCACTGCTTCAGAGGATTAAAGAG GACTCCAGCTGTATCGCCAGCCCAGTCATCGACATCATCAACATGGACTCCTTTGCCTACATTGCTGCTTCCTCAAACCTTCAGGGTG GATTTGACTGGAGCCTCCATTTTAAGTGGGAACAGCTATCTGCTGAGAAGAGAGCTAAGAGACTCAACCCCACAGAACCCATTAA GACCCCTGTTCTTCCTGGAGGGCTGTTTGTCATCAATAAATCCTGGTTCAACCACCTGGGGAAATATGACACAGCCATGGATATCTGGGGGGGAGAAAACTTTG AGATCTCGTTCAGAGCGTGGATGTGTGGAGGAAGCCTGGAGATCGTCCCGTGCAGCAGAGTTGGCCATGTCTTCCGCAAGAAACACCCGTACAGCTTTCCAGACGGCAACGCCAATACTTATATTAA GAACACGCTGCGTACCGCTGAGGTGTGGATGGATGACTTCAAAATCTTCTACTACTCCGCTCGACCGGCCGCCCGAGGCAAGTCCTACGGAGA CATTCATGGTAGACAGGAGCTAAGAAAAAGTCTGAACTGCAAAACGTTCCAGTGGTATTTGGACAAGGTCTATCCAgagctcag GGTTCCTGATAATTCCCATTCAAAATCCGGAGCGATCCAGCAAAGGCAGAACTGTCTTGAAGCTCAGCATGCTGAAGGACAGGACACTCCGGTGCTCATGCTCGCCCCATGCATTAGCAACAGAACCGCCAACCAG GAGTGGATGTACACACATGGACAGCAGATTCGCCAGCAGCAGGTCTGCCTGTCCGTCTCGACCACGTTGCCAGCCTCCCAGATCTTACTCGTACCCTGCAACATCAGCGACAGCAAACAG GATTCCTGGAGTGTCAGTAAGAACAGAAATGAACAGCTGGCCACGTGCGAAAAGAGCAAGACCTTTAAAATAACAGTGGAGAAGTGCAATACTGAAAAActcttcctgctttttttttttcttcaatttttgCACATTTGTCACACGCAATTGTTTTACAACTTCAGATGA
- the galnt14 gene encoding polypeptide N-acetylgalactosaminyltransferase 14 isoform X2, translating to MKMKKLSRKLAVAAAALFWVAALLYVLLLKIPEHHTERQREVVEISNTEWDDLLDEFEEKNYLNSYKWKPGQDPYSLYAFNQRESERIPSNRVLKDTRNHRCVSLYHDTELPSTSIVITLHNEARSTLLRTLRSVLNRTPVHLIHEIILVDDFSGDPNDCLLLTKLPKVKCLRNNRREGLIRSRVRGADAAEAEVLTFLDSHCEVNKDWLPPLLQRIKEDSSCIASPVIDIINMDSFAYIAASSNLQGGFDWSLHFKWEQLSAEKRAKRLNPTEPIKTPVLPGGLFVINKSWFNHLGKYDTAMDIWGGENFEISFRAWMCGGSLEIVPCSRVGHVFRKKHPYSFPDGNANTYIKNTLRTAEVWMDDFKIFYYSARPAARGKSYGDIHGRQELRKSLNCKTFQWYLDKVYPELRVPDNSHSKSGAIQQRQNCLEAQHAEGQDTPVLMLAPCISNRTANQEWMYTHGQQIRQQQVCLSVSTTLPASQILLVPCNISDSKQRWQKAGTHLEHQVSNFCLDSEMALDGGILVISPCDLSVQTQRWEMPFS from the exons atgaagatgaagaagctCTCCAGGAAGCTGGCTGTAGCTGCAGCGGCGCTCTTCTGGGTCGCGGCTCTGCTCTACGTGCTTCTCCTGAAAATCCCTGAACATCACaccgagagacagagagaggtgGTGGAG ATCTCGAATACGGAATGGGATGATCTCCTGGATGAGTTCGAAGAGAAGAACTATCTTAACTCGTACAAGTGGAAGCCTGGCCAAGATCCCTACAGTCTGTATGCCTTTaatcagagagagagcgaaaggaTCCCCAGCAACAGAGTACTTAAAGACACCCGCAATCACAG GTGTGTATCGCTGTACCATGACACTGAACTGCCCTCCACCAGTATCGTGATCACGCTGCATAACGAGGCTCGTTCCACTCTGCTGCGTACACTGAGGAG CGTGCTGAATCGGACACCTGTGCATCTGATACATGAGATCATCCTGGTGGACGACTTCAGTGGGGATC CGAACGACTGCCTTCTTCTCACCAAGTTACCTAAAGTCAAGTGTCTTCGCAATAATCGAAGAGAAG GGTTGATCAGGTCCAGGGTTCGAGGGGCAGATGCTGCTGAAGCAGAGGTTCTCACCTTCCTCGACAGCCACTGTGAGGTCAACAAAGACTGGCTGCCTCCACTGCTTCAGAGGATTAAAGAG GACTCCAGCTGTATCGCCAGCCCAGTCATCGACATCATCAACATGGACTCCTTTGCCTACATTGCTGCTTCCTCAAACCTTCAGGGTG GATTTGACTGGAGCCTCCATTTTAAGTGGGAACAGCTATCTGCTGAGAAGAGAGCTAAGAGACTCAACCCCACAGAACCCATTAA GACCCCTGTTCTTCCTGGAGGGCTGTTTGTCATCAATAAATCCTGGTTCAACCACCTGGGGAAATATGACACAGCCATGGATATCTGGGGGGGAGAAAACTTTG AGATCTCGTTCAGAGCGTGGATGTGTGGAGGAAGCCTGGAGATCGTCCCGTGCAGCAGAGTTGGCCATGTCTTCCGCAAGAAACACCCGTACAGCTTTCCAGACGGCAACGCCAATACTTATATTAA GAACACGCTGCGTACCGCTGAGGTGTGGATGGATGACTTCAAAATCTTCTACTACTCCGCTCGACCGGCCGCCCGAGGCAAGTCCTACGGAGA CATTCATGGTAGACAGGAGCTAAGAAAAAGTCTGAACTGCAAAACGTTCCAGTGGTATTTGGACAAGGTCTATCCAgagctcag GGTTCCTGATAATTCCCATTCAAAATCCGGAGCGATCCAGCAAAGGCAGAACTGTCTTGAAGCTCAGCATGCTGAAGGACAGGACACTCCGGTGCTCATGCTCGCCCCATGCATTAGCAACAGAACCGCCAACCAG GAGTGGATGTACACACATGGACAGCAGATTCGCCAGCAGCAGGTCTGCCTGTCCGTCTCGACCACGTTGCCAGCCTCCCAGATCTTACTCGTACCCTGCAACATCAGCGACAGCAAACAG CGCTGGCAAAAAGCAGGCACCCACCTGGAGCACCAGGTATCAAACTTCTGTTTGGACAGTGAGATGGCATTGGATGGTGGGATTTTGGTGATCAGCCCGTGTGACCTCTCAGTGCAAACACAGAGATGGGAAATGCCTTTCTCCTGA
- the angel2 gene encoding protein angel homolog 2 isoform X2, translating into MFVRPLSAVGSAPSVASLWKHCSWCWRNPFPLITTRTILTSPRPFWSFIWSELQSRDRPRLFHLSPGLMKHPDLEPPVKRRKSSECERSGEGVQISPKRSAYRERRETAWLRNLTDVSGKLSSDGAQTKTELQRQWEELSESLSAEPFNFSVMSYNILSQELLLSNLYLYKHCNPHVLEWHHRFDNLLEELKRHAADIMCLQEVQEDHYQKQIKPSLEHLGYHCEYKRRTGRKLDGCMVAFKTSRFALSSAHPVEFFRHGIPILDRDNVGLIVMLKPMGASGSECNICVVTTHLLYNPRRGDIKLAQLALLMAEIGRVARQGDGTTCPILLCGDFNSVPTSPLYTFITDSRLEYAGMPIGKVSGQEESPRGHRVLTSPLLPSGLGISRLCQYESQTNVPTETGGKESGKQASNKDLKIPSLEHRLKLTSVYSHYLKESGRREITTCHSRTAITVDYIFYSPAQWDELGWKECSSAPQRGLQLLSRLALVGEAELREANGLPNQCHSSDHLPLIARFRLHS; encoded by the exons ATGTTTGTCCGCCCCCTGAGTGCAGTGGGCTCTGCTCCATCTGTTGCATCTCTTTGGAAGCACTGCTCCTGGTGCTGGAGAAATCCATTTCCACTCATCACTACCAGAACCATTTTGACCTCACCCAGACCTTTCTGGTCATTCATCTGGAGTGAGCTGCAGAGCAGAGATCGCCCACGACTCTTCCATCTCTCACCTGGCCTGATGAAGCACCCCGATCTAGAGCCTCCTGTCAAAAGGAGAAAGAGTTCGGAGTGTGAACGTTCAGGTGAAGGTGTTCAGATCAGCCCAAAACGCTCGGCTTACAGAGAGAGACGAGAGACTGCGTGGCTCCGCAACCTTACAGATGTTTCTGGGAAACTTTCCTCCGATGGAGCACAGACGAAAACAG AGTTGCAGAGGCAGTGGGAGGAGCTGTCCGAGAGCCTAAGTGCTGAACCGTTCAATTTCTCCGTCATGTCCTACAACATCCTGTCTCAAGAACTGCTCCTGAGCAACCTTTACCTTTATAAACACTGTAACCCACACGTACTGGAATGGCACCATCGCTTCGATAACCTCCTCGAGGAGCTGAAGCGTCACGCCGCAGAT ATCATGTGTCTTCAGGAGGTGCAAGAGGATCATTATCAGAAGCAGATCAAACCCAGTCTAGAACATCTAG GATACCACTGCGAGTATAAGCGCCGGACTGGTCGCAAGCTTGATGGCTGCATGGTAGCTTTTAAAACATCTCGCTTCGCGTTGTCCTCCGCTCACCCTGTGGAGTTTTTCCGGCATGGAATCCCGATCCTGGACCGGGATAACGTGGGACTGATTGTGATGCTGAAGCCAATGGGAGCGTCAGGTTCTGAATGCAACATCTGCGTGGTCACCACTCACCTGCTGTACAACCCCCGGCGGGGTGACATCAAGCTAGCACAGCTGGCACTTCTGATGGCCGAGATCGGTCGCGTCGCACGGCAGGGGGACGGTACGACCTGCCCCATACTGCTGTGTGGTGACTTTAACTCGGTGCCCACGAGTCCCCTCTACACCTTCATTACAGATAGCAGGCTGGAATATGCAGGAATGCCCATTGGGAAG GTATCAGGACAGGAAGAAAGCCCTCGAGGGCACAGAGTCCTCACTTCACCCCTTTTGCCCTCCGGGCTCGGCATCTCTCGGCTGTGCCAGTACGAGAGCCAAACTAACG TCCCAACAGAAACTGGTGGAAAGGAATCTGGGAAACAAGCTTCAAACAAAGA CTTGAAAATCCCCAGCCTTGAACACCGCCTGAAGCTGACCTCGGTGTACTCTCACTACCTGAAAGAGAGCGGCCGTCGTGAAATCACCACCTGCCACTCGCGCACTGCCATCACCGTCGATTACATCTTCTACTCCCCTGCACAGTGGGATGAGTTGGGCTGGAAAG AATGCAGTTCTGCTCCACAGCGAGGTCTGCAGCTGTTATCTAGACTGGCCCTGGTGGGAGAAGCCGAGCTGAGAGAAGCGAACGGCCTGCCCAATCAGTGCCACTCATCAGACCATCTTCCTCTCATCGCCCGCTTCCGTCTGCACTCCTGA
- the angel2 gene encoding protein angel homolog 2 isoform X1, translating into MFVRPLSAVGSAPSVASLWKHCSWCWRNPFPLITTRTILTSPRPFWSFIWSELQSRDRPRLFHLSPGLMKHPDLEPPVKRRKSSECERSGEGVQISPKRSAYRERRETAWLRNLTDVSGKLSSDGAQTKTDPVPELQRQWEELSESLSAEPFNFSVMSYNILSQELLLSNLYLYKHCNPHVLEWHHRFDNLLEELKRHAADIMCLQEVQEDHYQKQIKPSLEHLGYHCEYKRRTGRKLDGCMVAFKTSRFALSSAHPVEFFRHGIPILDRDNVGLIVMLKPMGASGSECNICVVTTHLLYNPRRGDIKLAQLALLMAEIGRVARQGDGTTCPILLCGDFNSVPTSPLYTFITDSRLEYAGMPIGKVSGQEESPRGHRVLTSPLLPSGLGISRLCQYESQTNVPTETGGKESGKQASNKDLKIPSLEHRLKLTSVYSHYLKESGRREITTCHSRTAITVDYIFYSPAQWDELGWKECSSAPQRGLQLLSRLALVGEAELREANGLPNQCHSSDHLPLIARFRLHS; encoded by the exons ATGTTTGTCCGCCCCCTGAGTGCAGTGGGCTCTGCTCCATCTGTTGCATCTCTTTGGAAGCACTGCTCCTGGTGCTGGAGAAATCCATTTCCACTCATCACTACCAGAACCATTTTGACCTCACCCAGACCTTTCTGGTCATTCATCTGGAGTGAGCTGCAGAGCAGAGATCGCCCACGACTCTTCCATCTCTCACCTGGCCTGATGAAGCACCCCGATCTAGAGCCTCCTGTCAAAAGGAGAAAGAGTTCGGAGTGTGAACGTTCAGGTGAAGGTGTTCAGATCAGCCCAAAACGCTCGGCTTACAGAGAGAGACGAGAGACTGCGTGGCTCCGCAACCTTACAGATGTTTCTGGGAAACTTTCCTCCGATGGAGCACAGACGAAAACAG ATCCTGTTCCAGAGTTGCAGAGGCAGTGGGAGGAGCTGTCCGAGAGCCTAAGTGCTGAACCGTTCAATTTCTCCGTCATGTCCTACAACATCCTGTCTCAAGAACTGCTCCTGAGCAACCTTTACCTTTATAAACACTGTAACCCACACGTACTGGAATGGCACCATCGCTTCGATAACCTCCTCGAGGAGCTGAAGCGTCACGCCGCAGAT ATCATGTGTCTTCAGGAGGTGCAAGAGGATCATTATCAGAAGCAGATCAAACCCAGTCTAGAACATCTAG GATACCACTGCGAGTATAAGCGCCGGACTGGTCGCAAGCTTGATGGCTGCATGGTAGCTTTTAAAACATCTCGCTTCGCGTTGTCCTCCGCTCACCCTGTGGAGTTTTTCCGGCATGGAATCCCGATCCTGGACCGGGATAACGTGGGACTGATTGTGATGCTGAAGCCAATGGGAGCGTCAGGTTCTGAATGCAACATCTGCGTGGTCACCACTCACCTGCTGTACAACCCCCGGCGGGGTGACATCAAGCTAGCACAGCTGGCACTTCTGATGGCCGAGATCGGTCGCGTCGCACGGCAGGGGGACGGTACGACCTGCCCCATACTGCTGTGTGGTGACTTTAACTCGGTGCCCACGAGTCCCCTCTACACCTTCATTACAGATAGCAGGCTGGAATATGCAGGAATGCCCATTGGGAAG GTATCAGGACAGGAAGAAAGCCCTCGAGGGCACAGAGTCCTCACTTCACCCCTTTTGCCCTCCGGGCTCGGCATCTCTCGGCTGTGCCAGTACGAGAGCCAAACTAACG TCCCAACAGAAACTGGTGGAAAGGAATCTGGGAAACAAGCTTCAAACAAAGA CTTGAAAATCCCCAGCCTTGAACACCGCCTGAAGCTGACCTCGGTGTACTCTCACTACCTGAAAGAGAGCGGCCGTCGTGAAATCACCACCTGCCACTCGCGCACTGCCATCACCGTCGATTACATCTTCTACTCCCCTGCACAGTGGGATGAGTTGGGCTGGAAAG AATGCAGTTCTGCTCCACAGCGAGGTCTGCAGCTGTTATCTAGACTGGCCCTGGTGGGAGAAGCCGAGCTGAGAGAAGCGAACGGCCTGCCCAATCAGTGCCACTCATCAGACCATCTTCCTCTCATCGCCCGCTTCCGTCTGCACTCCTGA